One genomic region from Skermania piniformis encodes:
- a CDS encoding alpha-E domain-containing protein, translated as MLARNAESLYWIGRYVERADDTARILDVAVHHLLEDATVDPDRTSRVLLRVLGIDPPSGALDVWSVTDLVAFGRDNDASIVAAISAARENARGAREVTSGEMWECLNATFNGLPDRERAARRLGPHEFFRFIKERAAMFAGLSDSTLSRDDGYRFLLLGRSLERVDMTVRLLLSRAGDRMSSPAWVTLLRSAGGHDTYLRTYRGAMDAHLVAEFILLDRLFPRSVFHSVRLAETCLQELDQRPDSRVGARAEAQRLLGRARSELEFLPPGALLEDLQDRLLALQLICREVGEAIALQYFHASPWVAWTDAAAPADVVEGEE; from the coding sequence GTGCTAGCCCGTAATGCCGAATCGTTGTACTGGATCGGCCGCTACGTCGAGCGAGCCGACGACACCGCCCGGATCCTGGACGTCGCTGTGCATCACCTGCTCGAGGACGCTACCGTCGATCCGGATCGAACCTCCCGAGTACTGCTGCGAGTGCTCGGGATAGACCCGCCGTCCGGTGCCCTGGACGTGTGGTCGGTCACCGACCTGGTTGCTTTCGGCCGGGACAACGATGCCTCCATCGTGGCGGCGATCAGCGCAGCGCGGGAGAACGCCCGCGGCGCCCGGGAGGTCACCTCCGGCGAGATGTGGGAATGCCTGAACGCAACCTTCAACGGTCTGCCGGATCGGGAGCGGGCGGCTCGTCGGCTCGGCCCGCACGAGTTCTTCCGATTCATCAAGGAGCGGGCGGCGATGTTCGCCGGGCTGTCCGACTCGACGCTGTCGCGCGACGACGGTTACCGATTCCTGCTGTTGGGCCGCTCGTTGGAACGCGTCGACATGACCGTCCGACTGTTGCTGTCGCGGGCCGGGGATCGGATGTCGTCGCCGGCCTGGGTGACCTTGCTGCGATCGGCCGGCGGTCACGACACCTACCTGCGCACCTATCGCGGCGCGATGGACGCCCACCTGGTCGCCGAGTTCATCCTGCTCGACCGGCTCTTTCCGCGGTCGGTGTTCCATTCGGTCCGGCTCGCCGAGACATGTCTGCAGGAGCTGGACCAGCGTCCGGACAGTCGCGTCGGGGCCCGGGCCGAGGCGCAGCGATTGCTCGGCCGCGCTCGCAGCGAGCTGGAGTTCCTGCCGCCGGGCGCGTTGTTGGAGGACCTGCAGGACCGGCTACTGGCCCTGCAGCTGATCTGCCGAGAGGTCGGCGAGGCGATCGCATTGCAGTATTTCCACGCTTCGCCGTGGGTGGCCTGGACCGATGCCGCCGCGCCGGCCGACGTCGTCGAGGGTGAGGAATGA
- a CDS encoding transglutaminase family protein, translating into MTWRMRVVHATGYAYDAPVTQSFNEARLTPRADHRQNVVLSRVETVPATRAYRYTDYWGTAVTAFDLHAPHTELEVTSSSVVETEAFAGPTDVLSWAELRDEHLLDRFDELLTPTAYVPRERKLATVARQLARGVTPDRAVVRAAEWVHSEMEYLPGTTSVHTSALQAFAEREGVCQDYAHLTLLLLRSMGIPSRYVSGYLHPEPQARIGRPVDGQSHAWVEAWTGNWWAYDPTNATEITEQHVSVGVGRDYADVPPLKGIFTGGSSTDLDVVVEVTRLA; encoded by the coding sequence ATGACCTGGCGAATGCGTGTCGTCCACGCGACCGGATATGCCTACGACGCCCCGGTCACCCAGTCGTTCAACGAGGCGCGGCTGACCCCGCGCGCGGATCACCGACAGAACGTGGTGCTGAGCCGGGTCGAGACCGTTCCGGCCACTCGCGCATACCGGTACACCGACTACTGGGGCACCGCGGTGACCGCGTTCGATCTGCACGCGCCGCATACCGAGCTGGAGGTGACCAGCTCGTCGGTGGTCGAGACCGAGGCGTTCGCCGGCCCGACCGACGTGCTGTCCTGGGCCGAACTGCGCGACGAACATTTGTTGGACCGGTTCGACGAGCTGTTGACCCCGACCGCCTACGTGCCGCGGGAGCGCAAGCTGGCGACCGTGGCGCGACAGCTGGCGCGCGGGGTCACGCCGGACCGTGCCGTGGTCCGCGCGGCGGAGTGGGTGCATTCCGAGATGGAGTACCTGCCGGGCACTACGTCGGTGCACACCTCGGCGCTGCAGGCCTTCGCCGAACGTGAGGGCGTCTGTCAGGATTATGCCCATCTGACGTTGTTGTTGTTGCGCAGCATGGGAATTCCCAGTCGCTATGTATCCGGCTACCTGCACCCCGAGCCGCAGGCCCGGATCGGTCGGCCGGTCGACGGTCAGAGCCATGCCTGGGTGGAGGCGTGGACGGGCAATTGGTGGGCGTACGACCCGACCAACGCCACCGAGATCACCGAGCAGCACGTGTCGGTGGGGGTCGGGCGGGACTACGCCGACGTCCCACCGTTGAAGGGGATCTTCACCGGTGGCAGTTCGACCGATCTCGATGTCGTCGTGGAGGTTACCCGGCTTGCGTAG
- a CDS encoding type II toxin-antitoxin system PemK/MazF family toxin codes for MARSFSSLGRQLGSIAREQTPRLVRQVPKLADGIERSGNLVTAALNSLTRRPDQLPGRPVTSTTVPTAERARQLVYAPSLDGRADPGEIVWTWVTYEEDPSQGKDRPVLVVGRDGDTLLGLMLSANPARATDRRWIGIGRGTWDQDGRPSWVRLDRVLDVPEAGIRREGAILERKRFDLVAHRLVAEYRWR; via the coding sequence ATGGCTCGCAGCTTCTCCTCCCTCGGCCGGCAACTCGGCAGCATCGCCCGGGAGCAGACGCCCCGGCTGGTGCGCCAGGTTCCCAAGCTGGCGGACGGGATCGAGCGCTCGGGAAACCTCGTCACCGCGGCGCTGAACAGCCTGACCCGCCGGCCCGACCAGCTGCCCGGACGGCCGGTGACCTCCACCACAGTGCCGACGGCCGAACGCGCCCGGCAGCTCGTCTACGCGCCCAGCCTGGACGGTCGGGCCGATCCCGGCGAGATCGTCTGGACCTGGGTGACCTACGAGGAGGATCCGAGTCAGGGTAAGGACCGACCGGTGCTGGTGGTCGGCCGCGACGGCGATACCCTGCTCGGCCTGATGCTCTCGGCCAATCCGGCCCGGGCGACCGACCGCCGCTGGATCGGCATCGGCCGCGGCACGTGGGACCAGGACGGCCGGCCCAGTTGGGTCCGGCTGGACCGGGTGCTCGATGTGCCGGAGGCGGGTATCCGACGCGAGGGGGCGATCCTGGAGCGGAAGCGATTCGACCTGGTAGCGCATCGACTGGTGGCCGAGTACCGCTGGCGCTGA
- the lepA gene encoding translation elongation factor 4 codes for MSCRLDYAARILKEPSISSFADTTFTDPARIRNFCIIAHIDHGKSTLADRMLQLTGVVEERQMRAQYLDRMDIERERGITIKAQNVRLPWRVRDADGIEQDYVLHLIDTPGHVDFTYEVSRALEACEGAVLLVDAAQGIEAQTLANLYLALDKDLTIIPVLNKIDLPAADPDRYAAEIAHIVGCDPSDVLRVSGKTGAGVVDLLNHVIAEVPPPVGDPGAPSRAMIFDSVYDTYRGVVTYVRVVDGRLTPREKIKMMSTGATHELLEIGIVSPEPKPTQGLGVGEVGYLITGVKDVRQSKVGDTVTSARIPAAEPLTGYREPRPMVYSGLYPVDGSDYPDLRDALDKLQLNDAALTYEPETSVALGFGFRCGFLGLLHMEITRERLQREFGLDLISTAPNVVYRVELEDGSELIVTNPSDWPAGKVRCIYEPVVKCTILAPSEFVGTIMELCQSRRGELGGMDYLSESRVELRYTLPLAEIIFDFFDSLKSRTRGYASLDYEEAGEQSAQLVKVDILLQGEAVDAFSAIVHKDAAFAYGNKMTTKLRELIPRQQFEVPIQAAIGSKIIARENIRAIRKDVLAKCYGGDISRKRKLLEKQKEGKKRMKTIGRVDVPQEAFVAALSSDAAADQPKKK; via the coding sequence GTGAGTTGTAGATTGGACTACGCCGCCAGAATCCTGAAGGAGCCTTCGATCAGCAGTTTCGCCGACACGACCTTCACCGATCCCGCCCGCATCCGGAACTTCTGCATCATCGCGCACATCGATCACGGCAAGTCGACGCTTGCCGATCGGATGTTGCAGTTGACCGGAGTCGTGGAGGAACGGCAGATGCGCGCGCAGTACCTCGACCGGATGGATATCGAGCGTGAGCGTGGCATCACGATCAAGGCACAGAACGTCCGGTTGCCGTGGCGGGTCCGCGACGCCGACGGCATCGAGCAGGACTACGTGCTGCACCTGATCGACACGCCCGGGCACGTCGATTTCACCTACGAGGTATCGCGGGCGCTGGAGGCGTGCGAGGGCGCGGTGTTGCTGGTCGATGCGGCGCAGGGGATCGAGGCGCAGACCTTGGCCAACCTGTACCTGGCGCTGGACAAGGATCTGACGATCATCCCGGTGCTGAACAAGATCGACCTGCCGGCCGCCGACCCGGATCGATACGCCGCCGAAATTGCCCACATCGTCGGCTGCGACCCGAGTGACGTGCTGCGGGTGTCCGGCAAGACCGGTGCGGGCGTGGTGGATCTGCTCAATCACGTGATCGCCGAGGTGCCGCCGCCGGTAGGCGACCCGGGTGCGCCGTCCCGAGCGATGATCTTCGACTCGGTCTACGACACCTACCGCGGTGTGGTCACCTACGTTCGGGTCGTGGATGGGCGGCTCACCCCGCGCGAGAAGATCAAGATGATGTCCACCGGGGCCACGCACGAACTGTTGGAGATCGGCATCGTCTCCCCGGAACCGAAGCCGACCCAGGGCCTGGGTGTGGGCGAGGTGGGGTACCTGATCACCGGGGTGAAAGATGTGCGGCAGTCGAAGGTCGGCGACACCGTGACGTCGGCGCGGATTCCGGCGGCGGAACCGCTGACCGGATACCGCGAGCCGCGGCCGATGGTCTATTCCGGCCTCTACCCGGTGGACGGCTCGGACTATCCGGATCTCCGTGACGCGCTGGACAAGTTGCAGCTCAACGATGCCGCGCTCACCTACGAGCCGGAGACCTCGGTGGCGCTGGGGTTCGGGTTCCGGTGTGGCTTTCTCGGCTTGCTGCACATGGAGATCACCCGGGAGCGCTTGCAGCGCGAGTTCGGTCTGGACCTGATCTCCACCGCGCCCAACGTGGTCTACCGGGTCGAGTTGGAGGACGGCAGCGAGCTGATCGTCACCAACCCGTCGGACTGGCCGGCCGGCAAGGTGCGGTGCATCTACGAGCCGGTGGTGAAGTGCACCATCCTGGCGCCGAGCGAGTTCGTCGGGACCATCATGGAACTGTGCCAATCCCGTCGCGGCGAGCTGGGCGGCATGGATTACCTGTCGGAGAGCCGGGTCGAGTTGCGCTACACGCTCCCACTCGCCGAGATCATCTTCGACTTCTTCGATTCGCTGAAGTCGCGGACCCGCGGCTACGCCAGCCTGGACTACGAGGAGGCGGGCGAACAGTCGGCGCAGCTGGTCAAGGTGGACATCCTGTTGCAGGGGGAGGCGGTGGACGCGTTCAGCGCGATCGTGCACAAGGACGCGGCGTTCGCCTACGGCAACAAGATGACCACCAAGCTGCGTGAGTTGATCCCGCGCCAACAGTTCGAGGTGCCGATCCAGGCCGCGATCGGCTCGAAGATCATCGCCCGGGAGAACATCCGGGCGATCCGCAAGGACGTGCTGGCCAAGTGCTACGGCGGCGACATCAGCCGCAAGCGCAAGCTGCTGGAGAAGCAGAAGGAGGGCAAGAAGCGGATGAAGACCATCGGTCGGGTCGATGTCCCGCAGGAGGCCTTCGTGGCGGCGCTCTCCTCGGACGCGGCGGCGGACCAGCCGAAGAAGAAGTAG
- a CDS encoding glycoside hydrolase family 15 protein: MTAPDRETDIVAPTPVPAPLNDEFGDSTGAGAEILRKRSPFPPIDDYAFLSDCETLCLIARNGAVEWMCLPRPDSPSVFGAMLDRSAGHFRIGPYGQNVPAARRYLPGGMIVETTWQTESGWLIVRDALVLGPWHNTDQRSKTHRRTPWDWDAEHILLRTVRCVSGVVELELSCEPAFDYHRQPARWEYTGKVYEQATAVCTSAESGAPPITLTTDLRLGLEGREARARTRMKEGDKIFVALSWSDLPPPRTFAEAQEKMWQTAECWRQWITIGKFPDHPWRGYLQRSALALKGLTYAPTGALMAAGTTSLPETPGGVRNWDYRYAWVRDSTFALWGLYSLGLDREANDFFAFMYDVSMKDGKPVPLQVMYGIGGELELEEDELHNLSGYEGARPVRVGNAAYDQEQHDIWGTMLDSVYLHVRSRERVPENLWPLLKRQVEEAIKHWRQPDRGIWEVRGEPKHFTSSKVMCWVALDRGVKLAIMHGENTYAQQWTDIADEIKADILTYGLDDRNVFTQYYGTKALDASLLLVPLLRFLPPDDARVRATVLAIADELTVDGLVLRYKVEETDDGLSGEEGTFTICSFWLVSALVEIGELDRAKHLCARLLGYASPLKLYAEEIDTHTGRHLGNFPQAFTHLAQINAVMHVIRAEEAANAGQFQPANGPS; this comes from the coding sequence ATGACCGCGCCCGACCGCGAAACCGACATCGTTGCGCCGACCCCGGTTCCCGCTCCACTGAACGACGAGTTCGGCGACAGCACCGGGGCCGGCGCGGAGATTCTGCGTAAACGAAGTCCGTTCCCCCCGATCGACGACTACGCATTTCTGTCCGACTGCGAAACGTTGTGTCTGATCGCACGCAACGGCGCCGTCGAATGGATGTGTTTGCCCCGCCCGGATTCGCCGAGCGTATTCGGCGCCATGCTCGATCGCAGCGCCGGTCACTTCCGGATCGGCCCGTACGGCCAGAATGTTCCGGCAGCGCGCCGTTACCTACCCGGCGGCATGATTGTGGAAACCACCTGGCAAACCGAGTCCGGCTGGCTGATCGTCCGCGACGCACTGGTGCTCGGGCCGTGGCACAACACCGATCAGCGCAGCAAAACCCACCGGCGGACACCGTGGGATTGGGACGCCGAGCATATTCTGCTCCGCACCGTGCGCTGCGTCAGCGGCGTGGTCGAGCTGGAGCTGAGCTGCGAGCCGGCGTTCGACTACCACCGCCAACCGGCCCGCTGGGAGTACACCGGCAAGGTATACGAGCAGGCCACCGCGGTATGCACATCGGCCGAGTCCGGCGCCCCACCGATCACCTTGACCACCGACCTGCGACTCGGCCTGGAAGGCCGCGAGGCGCGAGCTCGCACCCGGATGAAGGAGGGCGACAAGATCTTCGTCGCCCTGTCGTGGTCCGACCTGCCGCCGCCGCGCACCTTCGCCGAGGCGCAGGAGAAGATGTGGCAGACCGCAGAGTGCTGGCGGCAGTGGATCACCATCGGCAAGTTCCCCGACCATCCCTGGCGCGGTTACCTGCAGCGCAGTGCCTTGGCGTTGAAGGGGCTCACCTACGCTCCGACCGGCGCGCTGATGGCCGCCGGCACCACATCGTTGCCGGAAACCCCTGGCGGGGTGCGTAACTGGGACTACCGTTACGCTTGGGTGCGCGACTCTACCTTTGCCCTCTGGGGCCTCTATTCGCTCGGCTTGGACCGTGAGGCCAACGATTTCTTCGCGTTCATGTACGACGTGTCGATGAAAGACGGCAAACCGGTTCCACTGCAGGTGATGTACGGGATCGGCGGCGAGCTGGAGCTCGAAGAGGACGAGCTGCACAATCTGTCCGGCTACGAGGGCGCTCGCCCGGTCCGGGTCGGCAACGCGGCCTACGACCAGGAGCAACACGACATCTGGGGCACCATGCTGGACTCGGTGTACCTGCATGTCCGCTCGCGCGAACGCGTCCCGGAAAACCTCTGGCCGCTGCTCAAGCGGCAGGTGGAAGAGGCGATCAAACACTGGCGCCAACCCGACCGCGGGATCTGGGAGGTCCGGGGCGAGCCGAAGCACTTCACCTCGTCCAAGGTGATGTGCTGGGTGGCGCTGGACCGTGGCGTCAAGCTGGCGATCATGCACGGCGAGAACACCTATGCCCAACAGTGGACCGACATCGCCGACGAGATCAAGGCCGACATCCTGACCTACGGCCTGGACGACCGCAACGTCTTCACCCAGTACTACGGCACCAAGGCGCTGGACGCGTCGTTGTTGCTGGTGCCGCTGCTGCGCTTTCTGCCGCCGGATGATGCGCGAGTGCGCGCCACCGTGCTCGCCATCGCCGACGAGCTGACCGTGGACGGATTGGTGCTGCGGTACAAGGTGGAGGAAACCGACGACGGGCTGAGCGGCGAGGAAGGCACCTTCACCATCTGCTCGTTCTGGCTCGTCTCGGCGCTGGTCGAGATCGGTGAGCTGGACCGGGCCAAGCATCTGTGCGCCCGCCTGCTCGGCTACGCCAGCCCGCTGAAGCTGTACGCCGAGGAAATCGACACCCATACCGGCCGCCATCTCGGCAACTTCCCGCAAGCGTTCACCCACCTGGCACAGATCAACGCCGTCATGCACGTGATCCGCGCGGAGGAGGCAGCCAACGCGGGGCAGTTCCAGCCGGCCAACGGGCCCAGCTGA
- a CDS encoding Ms4533A family Cys-rich leader peptide, whose amino-acid sequence MPANSARTIRHELALISIGALAVADVACR is encoded by the coding sequence GTGCCCGCAAATTCCGCTCGAACGATCCGCCATGAGCTGGCGTTGATCTCGATCGGTGCGCTTGCGGTTGCCGACGTCGCCTGTCGGTAG
- a CDS encoding sulfate ABC transporter substrate-binding protein produces MKKKTYSAAAALVAIGVLALTACSGGASDTVGESNSAGSGGITLNLYAFAVPKPGFDKVTPAFAETDAGNGVTVQASYGASGDQSRKVRDGARADVVNFSVAPDVTRLVDAGLVDSNWNADANKGIPFGSVVTLVVRKGNPKGIRNWDDLLQPGVEVVTPNPYSSGSAKWNLLAPYAVKSEGGRNQQAGLDFLDKLVGEHVKVQPKSGREATETFLQGTGDVLISYENEAIFTERNGDPVEHVTPPDTFKIENPVAVVKTSEHLAQATAFRDYLFTEPAQKLWAEAGFRPVDPAVAEQFSTDFPTPQKLWTIDDLGGWSAVDTDLFAPDTGKISVIYDKATK; encoded by the coding sequence ATGAAAAAGAAAACCTACTCCGCTGCAGCCGCTTTGGTGGCGATTGGAGTTCTGGCGCTCACCGCCTGCTCGGGTGGGGCCAGTGATACTGTGGGCGAGTCGAATTCCGCCGGATCGGGCGGAATAACCCTCAACCTCTATGCCTTTGCGGTACCCAAGCCTGGGTTCGACAAGGTGACGCCGGCCTTCGCCGAGACCGACGCCGGTAACGGAGTCACGGTACAAGCCAGTTATGGTGCGTCCGGAGATCAGTCCCGCAAGGTGCGCGACGGCGCCCGGGCCGACGTGGTCAATTTCTCTGTCGCGCCGGACGTCACCCGGCTGGTCGATGCGGGTTTGGTCGATTCGAACTGGAATGCCGATGCCAACAAGGGGATTCCGTTCGGATCGGTGGTGACTCTGGTGGTGCGCAAGGGGAACCCCAAGGGAATTCGGAACTGGGACGACCTACTTCAACCGGGTGTGGAGGTGGTGACGCCCAACCCGTACAGCTCGGGTTCGGCCAAGTGGAACCTGCTCGCGCCGTACGCGGTCAAGAGTGAGGGCGGACGTAATCAGCAGGCCGGTCTGGACTTTCTGGACAAGCTGGTCGGCGAACACGTGAAGGTGCAGCCGAAGTCGGGCCGTGAGGCGACCGAGACGTTCCTGCAGGGCACCGGTGACGTACTGATCAGCTACGAGAACGAGGCCATCTTCACCGAGCGCAACGGTGATCCGGTCGAACATGTCACCCCGCCCGACACGTTCAAAATCGAGAATCCGGTCGCGGTGGTGAAGACGTCCGAGCACCTCGCGCAGGCGACCGCCTTCCGCGACTACCTGTTCACCGAGCCGGCGCAGAAGCTCTGGGCCGAAGCAGGTTTTCGGCCGGTGGACCCGGCGGTGGCCGAGCAGTTCAGCACCGATTTCCCGACCCCGCAGAAGCTCTGGACAATCGATGACCTGGGTGGCTGGAGCGCGGTCGACACCGATCTGTTCGCGCCCGACACCGGCAAGATCTCGGTGATCTACGACAAGGCGACGAAGTAG
- the cysT gene encoding sulfate ABC transporter permease subunit CysT yields the protein MSTAQKSAAGRWRGGPPASGAVGSLGIGVAVLWLSLIVLLPLAALTVTAFEDGIRGFWAAVTAPAALASLSLTVTVSAVVAVINVVMGTLIAWVLVRDDFPGRRLVDALIDLPFALPTIVASLVLLSLYGPQSPIDVHLNATRPGLVVALAFVTLPFVVRSVQPVLHELDRDVEQAAASLGADNWTTFRRIVLPALAPAILSGGGLAFARAIGEYGSVVLIGGNIPRVTQMLSQHIQQQIEIDRPTSAAAESVALLAIAFATLLVLRLFADRGLRREQRA from the coding sequence GTGAGTACTGCGCAGAAGTCGGCCGCGGGCCGGTGGCGCGGCGGCCCGCCGGCGTCCGGCGCGGTCGGATCGCTCGGCATCGGCGTGGCGGTGCTGTGGTTGTCCCTGATCGTGTTGTTGCCGTTGGCCGCGTTGACCGTCACCGCCTTCGAGGACGGGATCCGTGGCTTCTGGGCTGCGGTGACGGCGCCGGCCGCGCTCGCCTCGCTGAGCTTGACCGTGACGGTGTCCGCGGTGGTGGCGGTGATCAACGTCGTGATGGGCACGCTCATCGCGTGGGTGCTGGTGCGCGACGACTTTCCCGGCCGGCGACTGGTCGACGCGCTGATCGACCTACCGTTCGCGCTGCCGACCATTGTCGCGAGCCTGGTGCTGCTCTCGTTGTACGGGCCGCAGAGCCCGATCGATGTGCACCTCAACGCAACCCGGCCCGGCTTGGTCGTTGCACTGGCCTTCGTCACGCTCCCGTTCGTCGTTCGGTCGGTGCAGCCGGTGCTCCACGAGCTGGACCGCGACGTCGAACAAGCCGCAGCGTCGCTCGGCGCGGACAACTGGACCACCTTCCGGCGGATCGTGTTGCCGGCGTTGGCCCCGGCCATCCTGTCCGGGGGTGGGCTGGCGTTCGCTCGCGCCATCGGCGAGTACGGATCGGTGGTGCTGATCGGTGGGAACATTCCGCGGGTCACCCAGATGTTGTCGCAACACATCCAGCAGCAGATCGAAATCGATCGCCCGACGAGCGCCGCAGCCGAGTCGGTGGCGTTGTTGGCCATCGCATTTGCCACCTTGCTGGTGCTTCGGTTGTTCGCCGATCGCGGGTTACGCCGTGAACAGCGGGCGTGA
- the cysW gene encoding sulfate ABC transporter permease subunit CysW, protein MKLSYLSRISLRTVALGYLAVLVVLPVGMILWRSFERGLGAFFDAVSTPAAISALNLSLLIVAIVVPLNVLFGVVTALALVRGRFPGRGFVQGIVDLPFAVSPIVVGVSLILLWGVNGWFGGLDRYGLQVIFSLPGMVLATIFVTLPFVVREVEPVLHEIGDEQEQAAATLGASNWQTFWRITLPAIRWGLTYGVVLTVARSLGEFGAVIMVSSGFPGVSQTLTLLVHARYIDAHDAFGAYCAATLLMSIALLTLLLMTLLDRKRSPR, encoded by the coding sequence GTGAAGCTTTCCTATCTGTCCCGGATCTCGCTGCGCACGGTCGCTCTGGGCTATCTGGCCGTGTTGGTGGTCCTCCCGGTCGGGATGATCCTGTGGCGTTCGTTCGAACGCGGTCTGGGGGCGTTCTTCGACGCGGTCAGCACGCCCGCAGCGATCTCGGCGCTGAACCTGTCGTTGCTCATCGTGGCAATCGTCGTCCCACTCAACGTGTTGTTCGGCGTGGTCACCGCGCTCGCCCTGGTCCGGGGCCGCTTCCCCGGCCGCGGTTTTGTGCAAGGCATCGTCGACCTACCGTTCGCGGTATCCCCGATCGTGGTCGGGGTATCGCTGATCCTGCTCTGGGGGGTCAACGGCTGGTTCGGCGGGCTGGACCGGTACGGGCTTCAGGTGATCTTCTCGCTGCCCGGCATGGTGCTCGCGACCATCTTCGTCACCTTGCCGTTCGTAGTACGCGAAGTGGAGCCGGTGCTGCACGAGATCGGCGACGAACAAGAGCAGGCGGCCGCGACGTTGGGTGCGTCCAACTGGCAGACCTTCTGGCGGATCACCTTGCCGGCGATCCGCTGGGGCCTGACCTACGGCGTGGTGTTGACCGTCGCTCGTTCGCTCGGTGAGTTCGGCGCCGTGATCATGGTGTCGTCCGGATTTCCGGGCGTCTCGCAGACCCTGACCTTGCTGGTACACGCCCGCTACATCGACGCGCACGACGCGTTCGGTGCCTATTGTGCGGCCACTTTGCTGATGAGTATCGCCCTGTTGACCTTGTTGTTGATGACCCTGCTCGACCGAAAGAGGAGTCCCCGATGA
- a CDS encoding sulfate/molybdate ABC transporter ATP-binding protein: MITVTGANKRYGSFAALDDVSLDIPDGSLTALLGPSGSGKSTLLRSIAGLETLDSGVVRIGDREVTDVPPQKRDIGFVFQHYAAFKHMTVRDNVAFGLKIRKRPKREIAARVDELLGIVGLDGFQHRYPAQLSGGQRQRMALARALAVDPQVLLLDEPFGALDAKVRADLRTWLRRLHEEVHVTTVLVTHDQEEALDVADRIAVLNKGRIEQVGAPAELYDRPANEFVMSFLGSVARLNGHLVRPHDIRIGRDPSMTRARDEGTAESAGITRATVERVVPLGFEVRLELRNAATGEPFTAQVTRGDAEALQLADGETVYARATRIPELPVRVESVAASAVPVTRGD, translated from the coding sequence ATGATCACGGTGACCGGGGCGAACAAGCGCTACGGCAGTTTTGCCGCGTTGGACGATGTGTCGCTGGATATTCCGGACGGCTCGTTGACCGCGTTGCTGGGCCCGTCCGGATCCGGGAAATCGACGTTGCTGCGGTCGATCGCCGGACTGGAGACGTTGGATTCCGGCGTGGTCCGGATCGGTGACCGGGAGGTGACCGACGTGCCGCCGCAGAAACGGGATATCGGCTTCGTCTTCCAGCACTATGCGGCGTTCAAACACATGACCGTGCGCGACAACGTGGCGTTCGGATTGAAGATCCGGAAGCGGCCGAAGCGGGAGATCGCCGCCCGGGTCGACGAACTGCTCGGCATCGTCGGACTCGACGGCTTCCAGCACCGCTACCCGGCACAACTGTCCGGCGGCCAACGGCAGCGGATGGCGCTGGCGCGGGCGTTGGCGGTCGATCCGCAGGTGCTCCTGCTGGACGAGCCGTTCGGCGCGCTGGACGCGAAGGTCCGGGCGGACCTGCGGACCTGGTTGCGCCGGTTGCACGAGGAAGTGCACGTGACGACGGTGTTGGTCACCCACGACCAGGAGGAGGCGTTGGATGTCGCGGACCGGATCGCGGTGTTGAACAAGGGCCGGATCGAGCAGGTCGGCGCACCTGCGGAACTGTACGACCGGCCGGCGAACGAGTTCGTCATGTCGTTCCTCGGCTCGGTCGCTCGGCTCAACGGACATCTGGTGCGCCCGCACGACATCCGGATCGGCCGGGACCCGAGCATGACCCGGGCCCGCGACGAGGGGACGGCGGAGTCGGCGGGGATCACCCGGGCCACCGTCGAGCGGGTGGTGCCGCTCGGTTTCGAGGTGCGGCTGGAGCTGCGCAATGCGGCAACCGGTGAGCCGTTCACGGCGCAGGTCACCCGGGGCGACGCCGAGGCGCTCCAGCTGGCCGACGGCGAGACGGTCTATGCCCGGGCCACCCGGATTCCGGAACTGCCCGTGCGGGTGGAGTCGGTCGCCGCGTCCGCGGTACCGGTGACGAGGGGCGATTGA